In a single window of the Pseudomonas oryzihabitans genome:
- a CDS encoding DUF2780 domain-containing protein has product MRLSVLALPLVLAASPVFAFNLNDAVNAYNGANGNSNAKATAAAAATPQAQGLLQALTSQLNVTPQQAVGGTGALLGLAKNQLVGTDYRQLAKAVPGLDQLAGANATGGLAQLGGLGSLLGGGGKDAKESPLGSLLGNVDSRQDVDKTFNALGMNSGMTSQFAQVILGYLGKQGTQPSLLSTLGNVWGL; this is encoded by the coding sequence ATGCGTCTGTCCGTTCTCGCCCTGCCGCTGGTGCTCGCCGCCAGCCCGGTGTTCGCCTTCAACCTCAACGACGCCGTCAACGCCTACAACGGCGCCAACGGCAACAGCAACGCCAAGGCCACCGCCGCGGCGGCCGCCACGCCCCAGGCGCAGGGCCTGCTGCAGGCGCTGACCAGCCAGCTCAACGTCACCCCGCAACAGGCGGTGGGCGGCACCGGTGCCCTGCTGGGCCTGGCCAAGAACCAGCTGGTCGGCACCGACTACCGCCAGTTGGCCAAGGCCGTGCCAGGGCTGGACCAGCTGGCCGGCGCCAATGCCACCGGTGGCCTGGCGCAACTCGGTGGCCTGGGCAGTCTGCTCGGCGGTGGTGGAAAGGATGCCAAGGAGAGTCCGCTGGGCAGCCTGCTGGGCAATGTCGACAGCCGCCAGGACGTCGACAAGACCTTCAATGCCCTGGGCATGAACAGCGGCATGACCAGCCAGTTCGCCCAGGTGATCCTGGGTTATCTCGGCAAGCAAGGCACCCAGCCCTCCCTGCTGAGCACCCTGGGCAATGTCTGGGGACTGTGA
- a CDS encoding nucleoside recognition domain-containing protein — protein MLNGLWLGFFIVAGISAFGQWLVAGNAGVFAAMVESLFAMAKLSVEVMVLLFGTLTLWLGILRIAEKAGLVDALSRLLGPLFARLMPEVPRGHPALGLITLNFAANGLGLDNAATPIGLKAMRALQELNPSSTTASNAQILFLVLNASSLTLLPVTVFMYRAQQGATDPTLVFLPILLAHTCANLVGLFSVAFMQRLKLWDPVVLAWIGGGALAFGAFVAFLFTLTATALSGLSSLLGNLTLFGIILAFMILGALRKVPVYEAFVEGAKEGFDVAKSLLPYLVAMLCAVGVLRASGALEFILEGVRHAVTFFGWDTRFVEALPTALVKPFSGSAARALLIETMQTHGVDSFPALVAATIQGSTETTFYVLAVYFGAVGIQRARHAVGCALLAEFTGVTASILICYWFFG, from the coding sequence ATGCTCAACGGGTTGTGGCTGGGCTTCTTCATCGTCGCCGGGATCAGTGCCTTCGGCCAGTGGCTGGTGGCCGGCAACGCCGGGGTCTTCGCCGCCATGGTGGAGAGCCTGTTCGCCATGGCCAAGCTGTCGGTGGAGGTCATGGTGCTGCTGTTCGGCACCCTGACCCTCTGGCTCGGCATTCTGCGCATCGCCGAAAAGGCCGGGCTGGTGGATGCCCTGTCACGGCTGCTCGGTCCGCTGTTCGCCCGGCTGATGCCCGAGGTGCCGCGCGGCCATCCGGCACTGGGACTGATCACCCTCAACTTCGCCGCCAACGGCCTGGGCCTGGACAACGCCGCCACCCCCATCGGCCTCAAGGCCATGCGGGCCCTGCAGGAGCTCAACCCCAGCAGCACCACGGCGAGCAATGCACAGATCCTCTTCCTGGTACTCAACGCCTCTTCGCTGACGTTGTTGCCGGTAACGGTGTTCATGTACCGCGCCCAGCAGGGCGCCACCGATCCGACCCTGGTGTTCCTGCCGATCCTGCTGGCCCACACCTGCGCCAATCTGGTCGGGCTGTTCTCGGTGGCCTTCATGCAGCGGCTGAAACTCTGGGACCCGGTGGTGCTGGCCTGGATCGGCGGGGGCGCCCTGGCCTTTGGGGCCTTCGTCGCCTTTCTCTTCACCCTGACCGCCACGGCGCTGTCCGGGCTGTCGTCGCTGCTCGGCAACCTGACCCTGTTCGGCATCATCCTGGCATTCATGATCCTTGGCGCCCTGCGCAAGGTGCCGGTCTACGAAGCCTTCGTCGAAGGTGCCAAGGAGGGTTTCGACGTCGCCAAGTCGCTGTTGCCCTACCTGGTGGCCATGCTCTGCGCGGTGGGCGTGCTGCGTGCCTCCGGCGCCCTGGAATTCATCCTCGAAGGCGTTCGCCATGCGGTGACCTTCTTTGGCTGGGATACCCGATTCGTCGAGGCCCTGCCCACCGCCCTGGTCAAGCCCTTCTCCGGCAGCGCCGCCCGCGCCCTGCTGATCGAGACCATGCAGACCCACGGTGTGGACAGCTTTCCGGCCCTGGTGGCGGCCACCATCCAGGGCAGTACCGAGACCACCTTCTATGTGCTGGCGGTGTACTTTGGCGCGGTGGGCATCCAGCGCGCGCGCCATGCGGTGGGCTGCGCCTTGCTGGCGGAATTCACCGGGGTCACGGCGTCGATCCTGATCTGCTACTGGTTCTTCGGCTGA
- a CDS encoding DUF1161 domain-containing protein — protein sequence MLRLSLLCCTALLSTAALAEPLSCDQLKAEIEVKIQSAGVTAYTLEAVPNAEVTDPNMVVGSCANGTHKILYQRND from the coding sequence ATGCTGCGTCTATCGCTACTCTGCTGTACCGCCCTGTTGAGCACGGCTGCGCTGGCCGAACCCCTCTCCTGCGACCAGCTCAAGGCCGAGATCGAGGTCAAGATCCAGTCCGCCGGGGTGACCGCCTATACCCTCGAAGCGGTACCCAATGCCGAGGTGACCGATCCCAATATGGTGGTGGGCAGCTGCGCCAACGGCACCCACAAGATCCTCTACCAGCGCAACGACTGA
- a CDS encoding aminopeptidase, which produces MTATTPGREGRATQSGTLPAQRAGRWLALLSLAIGLGGCTSVGYYGQMVQGQWVLIRDREPIATVVVDPARPAALRERLAAAAAARRFASAELALPDNASYRSFVELKRPFVLWNVFATAEFSTRPTTHCFPIAGCVAYRGYYQEAAARAAAQALQRQGQDTYVGGVPAYSTLGWFSDPLLSSMLRWDDDQVAATIFHELAHQRFYLPGDTAFNESYATFVEGEGLRQWRASRGLPPPDAGREARYQQFRALLLTTREDLARLYTQPLTPTAKRTAKARRFAQLRADYQRLRATPAWRDERRFDGWMSQPLNNARLVPYGLYEQWVPAFAALYAQHPGNWPAFFHRVRLLGERPAAEREQALKALLGQAATPQP; this is translated from the coding sequence ATGACGGCTACAACTCCGGGCAGGGAAGGGCGCGCCACCCAGTCAGGCACCCTGCCTGCGCAACGCGCGGGCCGCTGGCTGGCGCTGCTGTCCCTGGCGATCGGACTGGGCGGTTGTACCTCGGTCGGGTACTACGGTCAGATGGTACAGGGCCAGTGGGTGCTGATCCGTGATCGCGAGCCCATTGCGACGGTCGTCGTCGATCCCGCGCGCCCCGCCGCCCTGCGCGAACGCCTTGCCGCTGCCGCGGCCGCGCGGCGCTTCGCCAGTGCCGAACTGGCCTTGCCGGACAACGCCAGCTATCGCAGTTTCGTCGAACTCAAGCGCCCCTTCGTGCTGTGGAACGTCTTCGCCACCGCCGAGTTTTCCACCCGGCCCACCACCCACTGCTTTCCCATCGCCGGTTGCGTGGCCTATCGCGGCTACTACCAGGAGGCCGCAGCCCGGGCAGCGGCGCAGGCGTTGCAACGGCAGGGCCAGGACACCTACGTCGGCGGCGTACCGGCCTATTCGACGCTGGGCTGGTTCAGTGATCCGCTGCTGAGCAGCATGCTGCGCTGGGACGATGACCAGGTGGCCGCGACCATCTTCCACGAGCTGGCCCACCAGCGCTTTTACCTGCCGGGCGATACTGCCTTCAATGAATCCTACGCCACCTTCGTCGAAGGGGAAGGGCTGCGGCAATGGCGCGCCAGTCGTGGCCTGCCGCCGCCGGACGCTGGGCGCGAGGCCCGCTACCAGCAATTTCGCGCCCTGCTGCTGACCACCCGCGAAGACCTGGCGCGGCTCTATACCCAGCCGCTGACGCCCACGGCCAAGCGCACCGCCAAGGCCCGGCGTTTCGCCCAGTTGCGCGCTGACTATCAGCGCCTGCGCGCCACCCCGGCCTGGCGTGACGAGCGTCGCTTCGATGGCTGGATGAGCCAGCCGCTCAACAATGCGCGGCTGGTGCCCTATGGGCTGTACGAACAATGGGTGCCGGCCTTCGCGGCGCTCTATGCACAGCACCCGGGCAATTGGCCGGCCTTCTTCCACCGGGTACGGCTATTGGGCGAGCGCCCGGCGGCCGAACGCGAGCAGGCGCTCAAGGCGCTGCTCGGCCAGGCGGCAACACCGCAGCCCTAG
- a CDS encoding MFS transporter, which produces MSATASVADGLPRPRRYRAVAALLLAISMTVLDSGIANLALPSIAEALDVSAAAAVWIVSAYQLSLVALLFPLSAVAERLGLRPVFATGVGIFGLASLGCALAPDLASLVAARALQGVGAAAIMCVSAGIVRLSYPRARLGRGIAINALCVALGSAAAPSLGAAILALGGWPWLFAINVPLAILVGLLVRNLPDSPRAQRRLDPVSVLLNALLFCAGIGGLERLGGAPLQGVVLLLLAAASLVLLVRRERGLAAPLLPVDLLGLPAMRHSVLASVCSFAAQMLCFLALPFYLQHQLGLVPLQIALLMLAWPLTVAVSAQVAGRLADRYPPQRLCMLGGLGIALGLAAAAVMPLEQSTTLLVPCLIVGGIGFGFFQVPNNRIMLTAAPLGRNGATGGVQATARQTGMALGAAALALLLHLDAGLAPRLGLALAAGLGLVAAWSNWRAPR; this is translated from the coding sequence TTGAGCGCCACCGCCTCCGTCGCCGACGGACTGCCGCGCCCGCGCCGCTACCGTGCTGTTGCCGCCCTGCTCCTGGCCATCAGCATGACGGTGCTGGACAGTGGCATCGCCAACCTGGCCCTGCCCAGCATCGCCGAGGCCCTGGATGTGTCCGCCGCTGCGGCGGTGTGGATCGTCAGCGCCTACCAGCTGAGCCTGGTCGCCCTGCTGTTTCCGTTGTCCGCGGTGGCCGAGCGGCTAGGCTTGCGTCCGGTGTTCGCCACCGGCGTCGGCATCTTCGGCCTGGCCTCCCTGGGCTGCGCCCTGGCCCCGGATCTTGCCAGCCTGGTCGCCGCCCGAGCGCTGCAGGGCGTGGGCGCCGCCGCCATCATGTGCGTCAGTGCCGGCATCGTGCGGCTGTCCTATCCGCGCGCGCGCCTGGGTCGCGGCATCGCCATCAACGCCCTCTGCGTGGCCCTGGGTTCGGCAGCCGCGCCCAGCCTGGGCGCGGCCATCCTGGCGCTGGGCGGCTGGCCCTGGCTGTTCGCGATCAACGTACCCCTGGCTATCCTGGTCGGCCTGCTGGTGCGCAACCTGCCCGACAGCCCCCGCGCGCAACGCCGTCTCGATCCCGTCAGCGTGCTGCTCAACGCCCTGCTGTTCTGCGCCGGCATCGGCGGCCTGGAGCGTCTTGGCGGCGCGCCCCTGCAGGGGGTGGTCCTGCTGCTGCTGGCCGCGGCCAGTCTGGTGCTGCTGGTGCGTCGCGAACGCGGGCTGGCGGCGCCATTGCTGCCCGTCGATCTGCTGGGGCTGCCCGCCATGCGTCACTCGGTGCTGGCCTCGGTCTGCTCCTTCGCCGCGCAGATGCTCTGCTTTCTCGCCCTGCCCTTCTACCTGCAGCACCAGCTGGGCCTGGTACCCCTGCAGATTGCCCTGCTGATGCTGGCCTGGCCGCTCACCGTGGCCGTGTCGGCACAGGTGGCCGGGCGCCTGGCCGATCGCTATCCCCCCCAGCGACTGTGCATGCTCGGCGGCCTGGGGATCGCCCTGGGCTTGGCGGCTGCCGCGGTGATGCCGCTGGAGCAGTCCACCACGCTGCTGGTTCCCTGCCTGATCGTCGGTGGCATCGGCTTCGGCTTTTTCCAGGTGCCCAACAACAGGATCATGCTGACCGCTGCCCCGCTCGGTCGCAACGGCGCCACCGGCGGCGTCCAGGCGACCGCGCGCCAGACCGGCATGGCACTGGGCGCCGCGGCCCTGGCGCTGCTGCTGCATCTGGATGCCGGGCTGGCCCCGCGCCTGGGACTGGCCCTGGCGGCCGGGCTGGGCCTGGTCGCTGCCTGGTCCAACTGGCGAGCGCCGCGCTAG
- a CDS encoding siderophore-interacting protein, translating into MATSFHSQEGDASARHLFQRVRFELKRRWATVVRREALGGDLLRLTFGGSDLADFQSAAFDEHVKLFVPIDATPIRAASPEQLAGRHYTPRYYDATRGELAIDFFLHEAGVLTTWARQAQPGAELIIGGPKGALVPPEDFDWYLLAGDETALPAIARRLEQLAAGVKVQVIAEVARPGLEIALPTAAAAEVRWVYREAQADALVQALEALKLPAGEGYAWIAGEAAQARAARQVLLAKGLPRDWVKAAGYWKLGESDQHVKVDD; encoded by the coding sequence ATGGCGACATCTTTTCACAGCCAAGAGGGCGATGCCAGTGCCCGCCACCTTTTCCAGCGCGTGCGTTTCGAGCTCAAACGCCGCTGGGCGACCGTCGTCCGTCGCGAAGCGCTCGGCGGCGATCTGTTGCGCCTGACCTTCGGTGGTAGCGACCTGGCCGACTTCCAGAGCGCCGCCTTCGACGAACACGTGAAGCTCTTCGTGCCAATCGATGCCACCCCCATTCGCGCTGCCAGCCCCGAGCAACTCGCTGGGCGGCACTACACCCCTCGCTACTACGATGCCACCCGCGGCGAACTGGCCATCGATTTCTTCCTGCACGAAGCGGGTGTACTGACCACCTGGGCGCGCCAGGCGCAGCCCGGTGCCGAGCTGATCATCGGCGGGCCCAAGGGTGCCCTGGTGCCACCGGAAGATTTCGACTGGTACCTGCTGGCCGGTGACGAGACCGCCCTCCCCGCCATCGCCCGGCGCCTCGAACAACTGGCCGCAGGGGTGAAGGTGCAGGTCATCGCCGAAGTGGCCCGCCCCGGCCTGGAAATCGCCCTGCCCACCGCCGCCGCTGCCGAGGTCCGCTGGGTCTACCGAGAGGCCCAGGCAGACGCCCTGGTGCAGGCGCTGGAAGCCCTGAAGCTGCCCGCGGGCGAAGGCTATGCCTGGATCGCCGGTGAGGCTGCGCAGGCACGCGCCGCACGCCAGGTGCTGCTGGCCAAGGGTCTGCCACGGGACTGGGTGAAGGCGGCCGGCTATTGGAAGCTTGGCGAGAGTGACCAACACGTGAAGGTCGACGATTGA
- a CDS encoding MarR family winged helix-turn-helix transcriptional regulator has translation MSTAAAIAEALLDLKRQMRQQLDETLKASGLSFARYKVLMVLERLGPCRPGEVAEQLRHAPRTLTDAFDALERDGLVRREPHPQDRRALLVHLTEQGRQALAHAQVPRTQALEAVFAPLDAEEQAQLLAYLERVRSRS, from the coding sequence ATGTCAACTGCCGCCGCCATCGCCGAAGCCTTGCTGGATCTGAAACGGCAGATGCGCCAACAACTGGATGAGACGCTCAAGGCGTCCGGTCTTTCCTTCGCCCGCTACAAGGTGCTGATGGTGCTGGAGCGACTGGGCCCCTGTCGTCCGGGCGAGGTCGCCGAACAGCTGCGCCATGCGCCGCGCACCCTGACCGATGCCTTCGACGCTCTGGAGCGCGACGGCCTGGTGCGCCGCGAACCCCATCCCCAGGATAGGCGCGCCTTGCTGGTCCACTTGACCGAGCAGGGTCGTCAGGCGCTGGCTCATGCCCAGGTGCCCCGTACCCAGGCGCTGGAAGCGGTCTTTGCACCGTTGGACGCGGAGGAGCAGGCGCAACTGCTGGCCTATCTGGAGCGAGTCCGCAGCCGTAGTTGA
- a CDS encoding OsmC family protein: MKKYASAVWQGGLKDGKGHISTESGALKDNAYGFNTRFEGTPGTNPEELIGAAHAGCFSMAFSMLLGQNGLTPERIETKADVTLDKVGDGFEITTIDLTMKAKIPGATQEQFTTIANQAKEGCPVSKVLKGAKINLNATLEG; encoded by the coding sequence ATGAAGAAATATGCTTCCGCGGTCTGGCAAGGCGGTTTGAAGGATGGCAAGGGCCATATCTCCACCGAGAGCGGCGCGCTCAAGGACAATGCCTACGGCTTCAACACCCGTTTCGAAGGCACGCCAGGCACCAACCCCGAAGAATTGATCGGCGCGGCCCATGCCGGCTGCTTCTCCATGGCCTTCTCCATGCTGCTGGGCCAGAACGGTCTGACTCCCGAGCGGATCGAGACCAAGGCCGATGTCACCCTGGACAAGGTCGGTGATGGCTTCGAGATCACCACCATCGATCTGACCATGAAGGCCAAGATCCCCGGTGCCACCCAGGAGCAGTTCACCACCATCGCCAACCAGGCGAAGGAAGGCTGCCCGGTGTCCAAGGTGCTCAAGGGTGCCAAGATCAACCTGAACGCCACGCTCGAAGGCTAA
- a CDS encoding aldo/keto reductase → MNYRTLGRTGLKISPLCLGCMTYGVPERGNHPWTLPEDQSQPLLKKALDLGINFFDTANSYSDGTSEEIVGRFLKANAVREEIVLATKVYFPLRDRPNVGGLSRKAIFAAIDASLQRLGTDYVDLYQIHRWDYHTPIEETLEALHDVVKAGKALHIGASSMYAWQFAKALHTAERHGWTRFATMQNHLNLLNREEEREMLPLCRDAGIGVIPWSPLARGRLTRDWDASTARTESDAFGKTLYTASEESDRQIVATVARIAEARGVPRAQVALAWLLQKPGIDAPIVGASKPQHLEDAVAALELRLSEEEIAALEAPYVPHPVVGFS, encoded by the coding sequence ATGAACTATCGCACTCTCGGCCGTACCGGTCTGAAAATCTCGCCCCTTTGCCTGGGCTGCATGACCTATGGCGTGCCCGAGCGGGGCAATCATCCCTGGACCCTGCCGGAAGACCAGAGCCAGCCGCTGCTGAAGAAGGCGCTGGATCTGGGCATCAACTTCTTCGATACCGCCAACAGTTACTCGGACGGCACCAGCGAAGAGATCGTCGGCCGCTTCCTCAAAGCCAACGCCGTGCGCGAGGAGATCGTGCTGGCGACCAAGGTGTACTTCCCGCTGCGGGATAGGCCCAACGTCGGCGGCCTGTCGCGCAAGGCCATCTTCGCCGCCATCGACGCCAGTCTGCAGCGCCTGGGCACCGACTACGTCGATCTCTACCAGATCCATCGCTGGGACTATCACACGCCCATCGAGGAGACCCTGGAAGCCCTGCACGACGTGGTCAAGGCCGGCAAAGCGCTGCACATCGGCGCCAGCAGCATGTACGCCTGGCAATTCGCCAAGGCACTGCACACCGCCGAACGCCATGGCTGGACGCGCTTCGCCACCATGCAGAATCACCTCAACCTGCTCAATCGCGAGGAGGAGCGGGAGATGCTGCCGCTGTGCCGCGATGCCGGCATTGGCGTGATCCCCTGGAGTCCGCTGGCCCGTGGCCGCCTGACCCGTGACTGGGACGCCAGCACGGCGCGCACCGAAAGCGATGCCTTCGGCAAGACGCTCTATACCGCCAGCGAGGAATCCGACCGGCAGATCGTGGCTACCGTGGCCCGCATCGCCGAGGCCCGCGGCGTACCGCGCGCCCAGGTGGCGCTGGCCTGGCTGCTGCAGAAGCCGGGCATCGACGCGCCCATCGTCGGCGCGTCCAAGCCGCAGCATCTGGAGGATGCGGTGGCGGCGCTGGAATTGCGCCTGAGCGAAGAAGAGATCGCCGCCCTGGAAGCGCCCTACGTCCCGCATCCGGTGGTGGGTTTCAGCTGA
- a CDS encoding FMN-dependent NADH-azoreductase encodes MKLLHIDSSILGDHSASRALSAKVVVALKAATPGLEVTYHDLAHDSLGHFSGASLAAGTTPAEQRTAEQRDEAERNARALQEFLAADVLVLGAPMYNFTIPTQLKAWIDRITVAGTTFRYSEAGPEGLCGDKKAIIVATAGGIHAGKPTGIAHEDYLKLLLGFLGITDVQIVRAEGLAYGDEAKSAALASAERQIADQYA; translated from the coding sequence ATGAAACTCCTGCACATCGACTCCAGCATCCTCGGCGATCACTCCGCTTCCCGCGCCCTGAGCGCCAAGGTCGTCGTCGCCCTCAAGGCCGCCACGCCGGGTCTGGAGGTCACCTACCATGACCTCGCCCACGACTCCCTGGGGCACTTCTCCGGTGCCAGTCTGGCCGCTGGCACCACCCCGGCCGAGCAGCGCACCGCCGAACAGCGTGACGAAGCCGAGCGCAATGCTCGCGCCCTGCAGGAATTCCTCGCTGCCGACGTGCTGGTGTTGGGTGCCCCCATGTACAACTTCACCATTCCGACCCAGCTCAAGGCCTGGATCGACCGCATCACCGTGGCCGGCACCACCTTCCGCTACAGCGAAGCCGGTCCGGAAGGCCTGTGTGGCGACAAGAAGGCGATCATCGTCGCTACGGCGGGCGGCATCCATGCCGGCAAGCCCACTGGCATCGCCCATGAGGACTATCTGAAATTGCTGCTGGGCTTCCTGGGCATCACTGACGTCCAGATCGTTCGCGCCGAAGGCCTGGCCTATGGCGACGAAGCCAAGAGTGCTGCCCTGGCCAGTGCCGAACGGCAGATCGCCGATCAGTACGCCTGA
- a CDS encoding LysR family transcriptional regulator, which yields MQDLNDLAYFAKVVEAGSFAAAGRLLGIPKSRLSRRIAELETRLGARLLQRTTRTLTLTTLGERYLVHCQALLREAESAAETAASLSSEPRGPLRVSCPVALAQQYLPEVVTRFLTRYPQVQLDMLLVNRRVDIINEGVDVAMRVRDVDDEEPGLVVRRLRQASVVLVATPELLAGRRLDTPEALLGLPLLGALEVDRKVHLRLAGPQGERRELILEARLGIDDFGVRKAAALAGLGYTLLPLIYCQAELAEGRLQRLLPDWSIPGGHLQAAYAHRRGQLPAVRAWLEHLEENFRDQGSAPV from the coding sequence ATGCAAGACCTCAATGACCTCGCCTACTTTGCCAAGGTGGTGGAGGCCGGTAGCTTCGCCGCGGCCGGCCGCCTGCTGGGCATTCCCAAATCGCGGCTGTCGCGGCGCATCGCCGAGCTGGAGACGCGCCTGGGCGCACGCCTGCTGCAGCGCACCACCCGCACCCTGACGCTCACCACCCTGGGTGAGCGCTATCTGGTGCACTGCCAGGCGCTGCTGCGCGAGGCGGAAAGCGCCGCCGAGACCGCCGCCAGCCTGTCCAGCGAACCGCGGGGGCCGCTGCGGGTATCCTGCCCGGTGGCCCTGGCCCAGCAGTATCTTCCCGAGGTGGTGACGCGGTTTCTTACCCGCTATCCCCAGGTGCAGCTGGACATGTTGCTGGTCAACCGGCGGGTGGACATCATCAACGAAGGGGTGGACGTCGCCATGCGCGTGCGGGACGTGGACGACGAAGAACCAGGCCTGGTGGTGCGGCGGCTGCGCCAGGCCTCGGTGGTGCTGGTGGCGACCCCCGAGTTGCTCGCCGGGCGTCGGCTGGATACACCGGAGGCCTTGCTGGGCCTGCCCTTGCTGGGCGCCCTGGAGGTGGATCGCAAGGTACATCTGCGTCTCGCAGGACCTCAGGGCGAACGTCGCGAACTGATTTTGGAAGCGCGCCTGGGCATCGATGACTTCGGCGTGCGCAAGGCCGCCGCCCTGGCGGGTCTCGGCTATACCCTCCTGCCACTGATCTATTGTCAGGCCGAGCTGGCCGAGGGCCGCCTGCAACGCCTGCTGCCGGACTGGTCGATCCCCGGTGGCCATCTCCAGGCCGCCTATGCGCACCGCCGTGGCCAACTGCCGGCGGTGCGCGCCTGGCTGGAGCACCTGGAAGAGAACTTCCGCGATCAGGGCAGTGCGCCGGTCTAG
- a CDS encoding LysE family translocator, translating into MSLLPFLLFALVASITPGPTNVLILGHSARHGARASLPLVLGGSLGAVALVLVVGFGLGQTLARHPDWQRGLAWAGVLWLSWLAWQLARAGAPAVTDDSARLGFGGTAGLQVLNPKSWSMALAVVTVYAEPGADLWRQVLVLALVFLLVSVPCLGLWALLGRVAARSLRSQRAWRGFNLGMAALLLVSAWATVV; encoded by the coding sequence ATGTCCCTGCTGCCCTTCCTGCTGTTCGCCCTGGTCGCCTCCATCACCCCCGGGCCGACCAATGTGCTCATCCTCGGCCACAGCGCCCGCCACGGCGCCCGGGCCAGTCTGCCGCTGGTGCTGGGCGGCAGTCTGGGCGCGGTGGCCCTGGTCCTGGTGGTGGGTTTCGGTCTCGGCCAGACCCTGGCCCGGCATCCCGACTGGCAGCGCGGCCTGGCCTGGGCCGGCGTGCTCTGGCTGAGCTGGCTGGCCTGGCAACTGGCCCGTGCCGGCGCGCCCGCGGTCACGGATGACAGCGCCCGCCTGGGCTTCGGCGGCACCGCCGGCCTGCAGGTGCTCAACCCCAAGAGCTGGAGCATGGCGCTGGCGGTGGTCACGGTCTATGCCGAGCCCGGCGCCGACCTCTGGCGGCAGGTGCTGGTCCTGGCCTTGGTGTTCCTGCTGGTGTCCGTGCCCTGCCTGGGCCTCTGGGCGCTGCTCGGCCGGGTCGCGGCGCGCAGCCTGAGATCGCAGCGCGCCTGGCGTGGTTTCAACCTGGGGATGGCGGCGCTGTTGCTCGTCTCGGCCTGGGCGACGGTGGTCTAG
- a CDS encoding AraC family transcriptional regulator, whose amino-acid sequence MADDHWIQLQQDADTGIETLRAHFEGHAYDPHWHDAYLVGYTEQGLQQFHCRGQRHLSTPGQVFLLEPGELHDGQAPEAEGFTYSMLYLDPQWLARELQGLHGEARPLGEPGFARTLVDQAELHRAVAWAHDVLSRPELRIVRQSALDALLLRLLPQLQWRAPQAGDPRLPQVALRARDFLHAHHHEDIGLEELAQACGVDRFRLSRAFKAAFGLAPHAYLVQLRLSRARRLLADGLSPAETAAALGFADQSHLGRWFRRAYGLTPAAYRARCSNLPDR is encoded by the coding sequence ATGGCCGACGATCACTGGATCCAGCTGCAACAGGACGCCGACACCGGCATCGAGACCCTGCGCGCCCATTTCGAGGGCCATGCCTATGACCCGCACTGGCACGACGCCTATCTGGTGGGCTACACCGAGCAGGGCCTGCAGCAATTCCACTGCCGTGGCCAGCGCCACCTGAGCACCCCGGGGCAGGTCTTTCTGCTGGAGCCTGGCGAGTTGCACGACGGCCAGGCGCCGGAAGCCGAGGGCTTCACCTATTCCATGCTCTACCTCGATCCCCAGTGGCTGGCGCGCGAGCTGCAGGGCCTGCACGGTGAGGCCCGGCCGCTGGGCGAACCGGGCTTCGCCCGGACCCTGGTGGACCAGGCCGAACTGCACCGCGCGGTGGCCTGGGCCCATGACGTCTTGAGTCGGCCAGAGCTGCGCATCGTTCGCCAGAGCGCCCTGGACGCCCTGCTGCTGCGCCTCTTGCCGCAACTGCAATGGCGAGCGCCCCAGGCGGGCGATCCGCGCCTGCCCCAGGTCGCTCTGCGCGCCCGGGACTTCCTGCATGCCCATCACCACGAGGACATTGGCCTGGAAGAACTGGCCCAGGCCTGTGGCGTGGACAGATTCCGCCTGAGCCGCGCCTTCAAGGCGGCCTTTGGCCTGGCACCGCACGCCTATCTGGTGCAGCTGCGGTTGTCGCGGGCACGCCGCCTGCTGGCCGACGGCCTGTCGCCGGCAGAGACCGCCGCCGCCCTGGGCTTCGCCGACCAGAGTCATCTGGGCCGCTGGTTTCGCCGCGCCTATGGCCTGACCCCGGCGGCCTATCGCGCGCGCTGCTCGAATCTTCCAGACCGCTAG